GCAGTCTCATTGTACATGCTTAAAAAAGATACTGCCTGAGAGTAGAAGGTCGAAAAATCATCCCATTATACTGCTACTACTTCATGAAACCCTCAAATCTCTGGAGGAAAAAGGCATAACTGATCACTACTCTACTTATGTCTATATTGTCGAGCTGAAAATCATTGCTGGTCCTGGGACAACAATCCTTCTATACAGAATCCGTCCAGGCCCATACCGTAAGTTTACGAGGCCCGGGTGCGAAATACAAAATGGTAGCCCCGTATTTCCAAAATGCAAATAATAAAAATGTATTTATACTTCATAATGTAATTACCATAAGCATTAATGCATGCTGCAATGCGAGGATAATAGAATTGAAACCCAAACTGGCCAAGCAATCTACTGTAAGCTACTGGGCTTGACGTGGAAAAAATTAGATTATAACTAGGCTAATTGCTACTTAGAGTAGTCACTCGAAAAGTATAGACTAATTGCTGCTTAGAGTGGCCTCTCGGAATTGGAGGCCCGGCGCGATCGCCCCACTTGCACCCTGAATCCGCCCTGGGCGCGGTTTTGACAACGCCGTGCGTCCTTCCGGACTTCCGGTATTtaccccccaaaaaaaacaagTCGCTGATGTAAGCTACCGAAGCTGTGACGTCAGCAGGGGCCCGCAAgaatctcgtgggcccaccgccACGGAagcttctgttgtttttctgtGTAGAGCAAAGAGAAGGCAACCGAAGCCAGACCAAGCAGCCGTTACCTTCCCGCCATTCCCTCCCAGCCTTCCCTTTCATGGCCACCCCTCGCGCGCCCCCGGAAAAGGTTCCGCCCCCCATCGCGCACCCGGAAAATCTCCCCGGTTCGCTGCGCGTCCGCTTCCCCGGcgcgcgagcgagcgagcgagaggcCCCCGtgtcgcccgcccgcccgccgtccccccctcgccgccggcgccggccgacATGGGCAACTGCTGCTGCCCGGGGTCGTCGtccgcggcgcccgcgccgccgccggacccctCCTACGCCGGCTCCAGCCGCCCCGTGGGCAGCGCCACCGTTAccccgccgtccgccggcgCGGTCTCGGCGACCTCGGCGCCCACGCCGGCCAGGCCCCCGGCCCCCGTCGGCCCCGTGCTGGGCCGGCCCATGGAGGACGTCAAGAGCACCTACACCGTCGGCAAGGAGCTCGGCCGCGGGCAGTTCGGCGTCACGTCGCTGTGCACGCACAAGGCCACGGGGCAGAAGTTCGCGTGCAAGACCATCAGCAAGCGCAAGCTCTCGACCAAGGAAGACATCGAGGACGTCCGCCGCGAGGTCCAGATCATGTACCACCTCTCCGGCCAGCCGGGCGTCGTGGAGCTCAAGGGCGCCTACGAGGACAAGAACTCGGTGCACCTCGTCATGGAGCTCTGCGCCGGCGGGGAGCTCTTCGACCGGATCATCGCCAAGGGCCACTACacggagcgcgccgccgcgtcgctgcTCCGCACCATCGTCGAGATCGTGCACACCTGCCACACCATGGGGGTCATCCACCGGGACCTCAAGCCCGAGaacttcctcctcctcagcaAGGACGAGGACGCGCCGCTCAAGGCCACCGACTTCGGCCTCTCCGTCTTCTTCAAGGAAGGGGAGGTGTTCAGGGACATCGTCGGCAGCGCATACTACATCGCGCCGGAGGTGCTCAAGCGGAGCTACGGCCCGGAGGCGGACATCTGGAGCGTCGGCGTCATCGTCTACATCCTGCTCTGCGGTGTTCCGCCATTCTGGGCAGGCAAGCTATCTTAGGCAGCTTGCTTCGTCGATCGTCTAAGAAAAATGGTTCATGATCTTATTACTCGCATTGCCTGAAtaatcatcaattcatcatgaCGCTGATACAGAATCGGAGCACGGTATCTTCAACGCCATCCTGAGAGGGCAGGTTGACTTCACCAGCGACCCATGGCCGCGCATTTCGCAGGGCGCCAAGGACCTCGTCAGGAAGATGCTCAACCCTGACCCCAAGCAGCGGATTTCTGCACACGACGTCCTCAGTAAGTGTTTCACTTTACGCTGATCATGAGCATTGCAAATGCTACGTCCTAGCTTCATTTTTGCCATGTACTGAAATGGCGTCTGTTCAGATCATCCGTGGATCAAGGAGGATGGCGAGGCGCCTGACACGCCGCTGGACAACGCTGTTCTCGGCCGGCTCAAGCAGTTCAGAGCTATGAACCAGTTCAAGAAGGCAGCGCTAAGGGTGCGTCTTTTGTTCCAGCCAGTCTGAAATCTGGATGAGAATGTTCATCACCATGAAATCGATTCTGTTCTCCTCAATTCTTTTCATACAGGTTATCGCCGGATGCCTGTCGGAGGAGGAGATCAGGGGGCTCAAGGAGATGTTCAAGAGCATGGACTCCGACAACAGCGGCACGATAACCGTGGACGAGCTGCGCAGAGGGCTGGCCAAGAAGGGCACCAAGCTCAGCGAGGCCGAAGTCCAGCAGCTCATGGAGGCTGTAAGATCATATCAATGCAACCTGCTGAAACCCATTGCACCGTAAAATTCAGAATCTTCAGACATGATTGATGAAGCGCTTTTGATCGCAGGCCGACGCGGACGGGAACGGGACGATCGACTACGAGGAGTTCATCACGGCGACGATGCACATGAACCGGATGGACCGGGACGAGCACCTCTACACCGCGTTCCAGTACTTCGACAAGGACAACAGCGGGTACATTATATTATTCTTGGCTCCTGAATCTTGATGCAATTACCGTTGCGATGCAGTCAGTTACATGGAGCTCATGCACGCTGCCATCCTCTGCCTCACAGGTACATCACGATGGAGGAGCTCGAGCAGGCCCTGAGGGAGAAGGGTCTGCTCGACGGCCGGGACATCAAGGACATCGTCGCCGAAGTGGACGCCGACAACGTAAGCCACCCACAACACTCTCATCTGCTGCTCATCACCCATCAGCATGTTCTTGCTTGCACACTATCACAAGGCCTGCTGGCTAGATGGCGTTGCTGCTGAACACGCTGCCCTGGTACGATCGGCTCGGAATAATGCTTCCGTGCGTGCAGGACGGGCGGATCAACTACACCGAGTTCGCGGCGATGATGAGGAAAGGGGACCCGGACCAGCCATCCACCAACCCCAAGAAGCGGCGCGACGTCGTCCTGTGACCGtgagaggcgcgcgcggcgtggcggcgggcaACAGATTTGCACGGCTGAAATGGTGGGCGGCAAGGAGAAGCAACAGAACGCACGCGTTCTCGATCTGGCATGTTGGACGTAGCCAACTTTGTGAGAAATGCCAAGTGGGTGCCGATCGAATTTGTTCTCATGTGTATGCTACTCGTGTGTATAATACAACTGTCCATATTGTGTACATGTCGTGCTGTCATACATTGTTGGTCCATTGTTTCAGGAACGGATTCTACAAGGCAGTCTACAGTCTAGAGAACAACATGTCAATGCCACTGTCCGTGTAGCACTAGGTGACGTGTGCTCGATCGGTTGGTATCAAACGACACTCGGCAGGTATGTGTGTATAGCCGAACAGGACGCAGATGCTGAGCTGGAGGCTGACGTGTGGTTTGCTCCAACTGTATCGGACGAATAGAGCAGAACAGACCCAATACTCGAAGCATGGCCAAACCGATCACGAATCTGAGCTCTGCTGGTGCCGATCGTGCAGCCGGACGGAGCAACAACCGCATGGCCCCAGCATTCTGTACAGCCCTGTTTGTTTCGGTACAAAACTGAATAGCGGGATAACGTGACTGCGCTGGGCCATGGCTATCCACGCACTATACCAGTCAAATTCAAAGCCTGAAATGTCTGGCTGGTTAAGCTCCCGGGAACCCTACACACGTGGTCATCACTACGCACGGCCCCAGCATTCTGTACAGATTTGTGCTGGCACCACTTGCCACCCGCCAGCATAAAAAGTCTATTCGCTAGCACGATAAAACCTATCACTACAAATGCATTTGGGTTGGCGGGTGACATAACCACCCGCCAGAATAAATGGAGGCTATTTGTGCTAGCGGATGTTTATGTCACCCGTCAGCACAAATGCATTTCTATTTATATTGATGGGAAGGGCTAAACGTTTCTAATTATCCAAAAACTTATGCCAACATATTTTTAATATGTATTAGACTATGTATATGCAGTTGTGTAGAAGTTTCAAAAATTTAAGAAGTGAATTTCAATTTTCTAAGATTTAAATAATTATAACCATGTTTATTGAAATTAATTGATATTTGAACTAAAATTTTCAcaaataagattcaaaaaatttcagaaaaatgatAATAAGGAAACATGTTCCATTTTAGCTTAACCCATGAAAGTACATGAGGAACTTCACAAGTTTGTTAGTATATTTATCACTTCTATTACATCTTTTGATGGGTAAAAATTCTAATAGTATCTAAATATGGTCCGAAAATTATATAACTTGGTAGGGAATCATTCTGTGAGTACACAACCTTGACATATAAGTTTCAATATGTTTTACAAAAATTAGACTatacatttttcacaaatgtATACTTCACTAACAATGTTTCATATAACTCAAGTCACACTTTAAGTTTGTCAACTAACTTAGAATAACAATTATCATATATATcctaatataatttttacatgGATCGGACTGTTGTAGAAGATTCAATAACTTTTAAACTAATTCACTTGCCTAAAAAttaatagaaaaaaagaaaaaaaatgtagataGAATTATATTGGCGGGGGACTAGCGCATATACatcacctgccagcacaaagaTCAAAGAATTTTGGATGCAGAGCACGCAGCGAAAAAATGGTGGGCTTGAGCGCCCGTGCCTCTGACTTATCtactctcctctctctttctcatcTTTCACTGCTGCTCTCCTAGCCTCACATCTCTTTTTCCCTTATCTCTCCAGGAGCTACAGGGGCTAGTGGGTGGCACAGCGGCGAGTGGCGCAGGGTAGACGCGGTCGGCCTGCGGGCATCGACGGGAGCGGTGGTCGGGTGGCGGACAGTGGGCGCGGGGGCTGGTGAGGCAGCGCAGCGGCAACAGTGGGCGCGGTGGCCTCAGGTGCTCTCTCGCTCAGGCCGGACGGTCGGCtcgagggcgggcggcgcgagGTTGACGTGATGCACGTGTGCGATGCGAGGCCGGCGATCGGCAAGGCCCGATGCGAGCGGCTGGCTCGAGGGCGAACGGCACGAGGGCCGACGTCTAGCGGGGGCCGACATGCACGGATGGCGTGAGGCTAGCTTTCGGTAGGGCTAGTGGAGGTGTAATACCGCATCCACTGGCAGCCAAGGCGGTGCGGCCAGCACCCGATGTGTGCCCGAAGGTCATCTCTTATTTCATGGACTTTGAGAGATCTCCAGGTATGATGTATGCTTTCACTTTCCAGTTGCCTCCTGTCACGTGATGTGGTTGAGATTTGCTGGCGGAGGATtgatttgcttgtttttttgttttaaatcaaTTTTGCTCTGCTAATTTGTTCTCAGATGCAAAGTAGGCATAGGACGACTACGACAATGTGATTGCCCACCCGGTGCAGAGAAGCGGCTAAAAATGGTGCGTACGGCTCTCATGGAGGAACGACGGCTAGGAGCTATGGCGTCACGCGTTGCGTTCAGCGGAGTTGTCAGCTGCTCTTAGCAGTGGAGGGACGGGCGGCGCCTGCAACGCTGCAGAggaacggcggcgaggagctatGGCATCACGCGTTGTGATCAGCGGAGTTGTCAGCTGTTCTTGGCAGTGGAGGgacgggcggcgcggccagCTGCAGTCGAGTAGAATTTGTTTTATTGCCGTACGCCTGCAACGCTGCTGCCGGTGGCTGCGGCCGCTAGCGGTGCTTTTTTTGGTTACCGTGGAAAAGCAGTGCTAGCGACTATACAAGCACCCGTAGATATATTTGTGTTGGCGGTTGAGCACCCGTCAGCACAGATCACCATTTCTACTGATTCAAGCTTGCTGGCGAGCGCTCAAACCGCCAGCGCAACATGTTTTGACCACCACAGAAAACTTTTCTGGCGTAGTGGATGTATCCTTGGAACAGATCAGCATGATGGATCTCCATTGGCAGTATGGGCTTACTCATTGGAAAGTTTTCTTCCCAAAAAAAGAAATGGCACCAGACTGCTAATTATTCGGCTAGTTAATACTTCATCCTTTTCTAAATGTGTACCATTATTTGTTGACTTTTGGACAATAAATTTGAacattcgtcttattcaaaaaattatgtaaataTCTTTTCTTGGTTTGTTCTTATCATGTTTATAGGAATTATGTTAATTCTAAACCAATCGCCATAACGACCATTCTTTCAAGTAAAGGTTTGGGTTTGACCATCCAACTAAACATTTCACCAGACAGAACACTTTGAGTTGTTTGTTGACATCAGCCGTAGCTCTAGGCAATGATTTGAAAGAAATCACACTGAACCTACAGCATTGTAAAAATTAACGAATGGGAACATATAATCTCGATCGAGCTTTTAGTTTGAACGGTATTGAGAGTTGAAAATGGCGCCTGcactagggccttgtttagttcccaatttgggagtggtaaaattggcattttgccataaatgcgcaactgtagcgtttcgtttgtatttgtgaattattgtccaaatattgactaattaggctcaaaagattcgtctcgcaaagtacaacaaaactgtgcaattagtttttaatttcgtctacatttagtactccatgcatgtaccgcaaatttgatgtgatgggtaatcttctttttgcatagtgtcaaagttgggagtttggagggaactaaaTATGGCCTAGGATGCTTCGCCTTCACTCCATTCCATGAAGATATGAAACGGGTAGCTTTCAAAGTTGGGCTCTATATGAGAAGCGTAGCTGCTATTTCCGTTCGTTGTAATGGAAATGGAGCAAAGCCTTGTCTCGAAAAACTGAGAAGGGTAGTTGCAAGAAAAACTTGTGGAACTACGGTAACGTAAGGAGTTTTCttgttccaagttccaactaTTGAAAGTGGTCATTTTCTTTTCAATTCCTAAGCCTTGACTCGCTCGGTCTAGGCATTATTATTGTTACATGTATAAGACTTACTGTCCTCTTCTTAATGAATGTCTGCACTCCGTCATGTTTGATAAAGAAGTATAATATCGAACTTATTGTTAATGGATGCGGAACCCTTTGGATTGCAGATTAAGCGTTATGTCTAAATCTTGGAATTAGCTTTATCATGGTTGCTATATACATTAGAATGGTGACTGCTGAATGCTGACAGCTTATCAATTATTGCCGCTCTATATGGCTATGACTGCCTCGTGGTCCAAACTTCACACTTTTGCTCATCTTTAAGTACTTTGCTTCTTCTTTCAGTTTCACCCCCATTATAGAAAACCGAATGAAGGCCTGATGGAAACTTTTGCCAATGATGTAAGCATACCGGTTGGGGCAGTTCCCTTAGACACTCACATATCCTAACGTTATTCTACCAAAGTGGTAAAACGTTGATAGTTTGTGATTAATTTTATGGCATTTAGTTCCTCAATCGAAAACATGAGAAATACTAGTGTTTTAAATATCTATAATTTTTGTAAGCAATCCTGTTGGTTATAGCTGAACCTCTCGTTGCAAAATATCTTCACCCACTGTTTTGAGAATCACGAATAGGATTTCGCTGCATGTTTCCACGTACTGCTACATCAACTAGTCTCCTTTTATTGttgtaagggggtgtttggtactaaactttaggagtgccacatcggatgttcggatgctaattagaaggactaaatatgagctaattataaaactaattgcagaacccctatactaattcgcgagatgaatttattgagtctaattaattcatgattagcacatgtttactgtagcagcacattgtcaaatcatggactaattaggctaatagattcgtctcgcgaattagactccatctgtgcaatgggttttgtagggttttgtaaatagtctatatttaatacttcgaattagtattcaaatatccgatgtgacaggtactaaactttaggaggggagccaaacaggccctaataaACAGTTTGGCCACTTTAACACCTACGCGTTTTAAGTGTCGATGTAAATAGTTGTAACTACACAAGATTTTGAAAAATCTTTTCGTTTTCCACGAGCAATATAAATTATTATCATGTTCTACCCTAGTTTTATTAAGTAAGATGAGAATAAGTTTGTGGGAAACAGCTTCTCGATCACATTCAGTGCAGTATGTATCAATATGGAAAAAAACCCTACTACTTGAAAATCACATCTGTGTCTACCCTCTTCGGTTGACTAAGGCGAGAATAAGTTTGTGGGAAACAGCTTCTCGATCACATTCAGTGCAGTATGTATCAATATGGAAAAAAAAGCTACTACTTGAAAATTACATCTGTGTCTACCCTCTTCGGTTGactaaggggatgtttggataccacgtgttaaactttagcaatatcacatcggatgttcggatgctaattaggaggactaaacatgagctaattataaaactaattgcagaacccctatactgattcgcgagatgaatctattaaacctaataaattcatcattagcaaatggttactgtagcaccacattgtcaaatcatggactaattaggcttaatagattcgtctcgcgaattagactccatctgtgcaatggattttataattagcatgtgtttaatactcctaattagcatcaaacatccgatgtgacatgtgctaaactttagcagtgggtATCCAAACAAGATCTAAGACCTTAAGACAAACTAGACTAATTGCAAGAGCTCCCATCCATCCTTTTGGAAGCACCGCTGCAAAGAAAAAGGGAATAAAACTCTGTCACGAAGAACATCTAGCCATCTAGGTGGTGGAAGGGCCACGATTTCAATTCTCGGTGGCAGTTTATCATGTGCTTACCTTAAGCATGCGCAGAGTGTGCCCCGGCACTCCACACTCCACAAGCTAAATGCttcatttttcattttatttaaaGATAATAAAGAGTACAGTCAAAACTACTCGTAAACCAAATATCTGTCTGTG
This sequence is a window from Setaria italica strain Yugu1 chromosome III, Setaria_italica_v2.0, whole genome shotgun sequence. Protein-coding genes within it:
- the LOC101775503 gene encoding calcium-dependent protein kinase 14, giving the protein MGNCCCPGSSSAAPAPPPDPSYAGSSRPVGSATVTPPSAGAVSATSAPTPARPPAPVGPVLGRPMEDVKSTYTVGKELGRGQFGVTSLCTHKATGQKFACKTISKRKLSTKEDIEDVRREVQIMYHLSGQPGVVELKGAYEDKNSVHLVMELCAGGELFDRIIAKGHYTERAAASLLRTIVEIVHTCHTMGVIHRDLKPENFLLLSKDEDAPLKATDFGLSVFFKEGEVFRDIVGSAYYIAPEVLKRSYGPEADIWSVGVIVYILLCGVPPFWAESEHGIFNAILRGQVDFTSDPWPRISQGAKDLVRKMLNPDPKQRISAHDVLNHPWIKEDGEAPDTPLDNAVLGRLKQFRAMNQFKKAALRVIAGCLSEEEIRGLKEMFKSMDSDNSGTITVDELRRGLAKKGTKLSEAEVQQLMEAADADGNGTIDYEEFITATMHMNRMDRDEHLYTAFQYFDKDNSGYITMEELEQALREKGLLDGRDIKDIVAEVDADNDGRINYTEFAAMMRKGDPDQPSTNPKKRRDVVL